GACAGGAAAAgctcttaaaaaattaacattatgggggtgcctggctggtgcctggctggttcaatttgatctttgggtcatgagttcagtcCCCATggtgggcatagagattacttaaaaaaaaaaaaaaataattcgaGGCTCGGACTGGCCCACCAAGCTGCAGCCGCCCTTCGCGCCTCTCCTCGCCAACACCATGCTGCAGTTCCTGCTTGGATTTACTCTTGGCAACGTGGCTGGAATGTATCTGGCTCAGAACTATAACATACCAAACCTGGCtaaaaaactagaagaaataaaaaaggacttGGATGCCAAGAAGAAACCCCCTAGCTCATGAGGCGGACTCCAGCACTGCCTTCTGGATATACCGATTCTGCTGTTCTTAAGGGCCTCCTTACCATCTGAAccaaaagtttttgttttaaattccagcCTCAACAATTTTCCTGTTAGATCCTGCATTGCCTGAGAGTACAGATGGGGTCACAAGTTAAGAACCACCCTTTTCCAGCTTCCTCACCTcgtcccttcctccttccagccACTTGAGACAGCTTAAGACTGGAATTATGGTGCTAGATTAGTAAATGTGACCTTTAATTACTAgtctcttctttattctttggaatttctactcttttctaaagaaaaattgATGAGTTTTGTATAGCTGGTCAGACATAAATAATGCTGATTTCACAGTTTAGCAATTATAATGGGTGTTTAAACATTTGGTACTAAATTATGTTGTTTTAAGGTCATTAAAATTAAAGccaagaagccaaaaaaaaaaaaaattctacagatGTAATTTAACATGTATTTGTGTTGATTTGGTGACATTGTAATGCCCATTTAATTGGTCTGACTGACATATAGAGACAGTAATTCAATGaataatttattcactcatttctgggtatttttGCTATTTTAGTGTAAGGATTGGAACATTTGAGTGGGATTAAGGGGGATGGTACCCATGGAGGGAATGATAAGGTTTGAAGTAGAatttggtattttgttatttgtaatCAGGAAGATGAATTTGCCAGGCAAGAATTTTGGAAATAAGAATTGTTGAGGCTGAGGTTACTTGGAGCCAATAGGGACTTCTTGTATCCTTAGCATGGACTGCAGGAATTTTCCCCCCATGACTTACTTTGTCTGTGATACTTTGCTTTCTCATATAGCTGCCTCAGTTTCTTagatttattagttttaaatgaATCATGGGGTTACATTCAACTGAAGGCTAGCTAGGTTATAGGTGGTAAGGATTCCCAAAGGCAAAATACACATAAAGTATACTGTGGGTGAGACATTATTCATTCTTCTGTGGTTAAAACAAGGCTTTGGGGGGTTGGGTATTTGTGCCTGTTTTCAGAAACAGATGGTTGTGTGGTTATACATAAGCAGATGTTTTGTTCTCCTGGGAATCAGTTGAGCCTCAAGTGTGGAAGCTTAACCTGAGCTAATTTCCTGGGTGAAGACAGAGTGCCAAGTTGTTTAGTTCTCAGACATACTTCAGAAAAAGGGATACCTACTTTCAGTCAGttctcttttccccctccttttcccttTGTTGCTGTTACATCTTTAAGGTCTTTGTGGCTGGCCAAAGGGTTGATGATCCCGGAAACTATTTTAGTGACATGATCTGTAGATGATCCAGATAGTCAGTTTAACAATGAGGACATTGTGATTTGTAATCATGCTTAGGCTGAAAAAAAGGGAGATTCCTTTTCACTCACATCAGATATTTTGGTGACTTCTATAAAGGAAACCAGTGAGTGCTGCCAGGAATGTAGACTCCTCTCTAAAGGCAtgattcttctcatttctttctggAACCCTCCTTCACCATTGGTGATTCCACAATCTTACTCTAACCACACATTTGGTTGGGAAGAACCCCAGAATTGACAGTATAAAAGAATGCTATATCCCTGCTCAATCTGCCTGAATTTTCCTTTGTGAAGTGGTTGTAGAGGTGTAGCAGTACTCGAGCTGGTCCATTTCCACTTGTAGCGTGCCTGGTGCATTCTCACCCTTACACCATATGTATTCCTAAATTCATGCTCTTACAGATGCTTTCCTGTACTTTTTCATTTATCTaaattctgcctattttttttttaaagtccaactGAATTTCTACCTCTTCTGAGGAACtcgtttttacttttgttgtgtgtttttaaaaaactacttatttctctctctctctctctctccagagtgcacaagcagggggagcaggcagagggagaagcaagctccctcccactgagcaaggagcccagtgtgcaactgtatcccaggaccctgggatcatgaccagagttgaaggcagacgcttaactgacccaggcatccctaacttgttttcttatttaaatttacaAGGATATGTGTCTAGTTTCCTTTACTAGTTTATAAGTTCTTATAAAACTCATGCATTATTTGTGTTTGGCTGGTAGTTAGCAAGGCCAGGAACAACAGAGGTAATTGTGTCTCTGGTGTAGCTGTGTAACCATGTGCCAACATCCTGCAGTAGTGTACAAGGGACTGGCCTTTGAactttaaaggaaacaaaataaatagattCAGGGAATTTAGAAATACATGTGACTGGTGGTGTTTCTCAATGGACCTTCCTTCCACTAAGGCAAACCAGAGTAATTTGCAGTCTATAGTTCTACAGGAAAGTGTGAAAGGA
This Neovison vison isolate M4711 chromosome 2, ASM_NN_V1, whole genome shotgun sequence DNA region includes the following protein-coding sequences:
- the LOC122900782 gene encoding short transmembrane mitochondrial protein 1-like, which produces MLQFLLGFTLGNVAGMYLAQNYNIPNLAKKLEEIKKDLDAKKKPPSS